In Streptomyces sclerotialus, one genomic interval encodes:
- a CDS encoding heavy metal translocating P-type ATPase — protein MASTLADEHPAATATAPAPPAPAALPRRTRLFALPEVRWAALAALAFLIAFPLDLAGAPAWAWGPLYAVCYAAGGWEPGWAGLTALRERTLDVDLLMVVAAIGAAAIGQYLDGGLLIVIFAVSGALEALATRRTEDSVRGLLDLAPSTAVRLTADGEETVAATALAVGDTVLVRPGERLPADGTVLDGASEVDQASITGEPLPAEKRVGDTVFAGTLNGTGALRLRVDKDASESVIARIVTMVEEASGTKAPTQLFIEKIEQRYSVGVVVATLALFAVPLAFGADLTSTLLRAMTFMIVASPCAVVLATMPPLLSAIANAGRHGVLVKSAVAMERLGSVTRVAMDKTGTLTEGTPRVAAVRALPGFAEDEALAAAAAAELPSEHPLARAVVTAARDRGLDLADAEDFSSVPGQGVRAEVGGRTVRVGSPAGLLDSGDRVADARKAVAAYEDEGRTAVVVLIDGTPAAVLALADRLRPGAPGAVARLRALTGAEPALLTGDNARTAARTADESGMSDVRAGLLPEDKVAAVRAWQEQGERVLVVGDGVNDAPALAAADSGVAMGRAGSDLALETADAVVVRDEVGAVPTVVALSRRARKLVTQNLVIASVCIGGLVIWDLAGHLPLPLGVLGHEGSTVLVGLNGLRLLRAAAWRRAAD, from the coding sequence ATGGCTTCCACGCTGGCCGACGAGCACCCGGCCGCCACGGCCACCGCTCCGGCGCCACCCGCCCCGGCGGCGCTCCCCCGCCGCACCAGGCTCTTCGCGCTGCCCGAGGTCCGCTGGGCCGCGCTCGCCGCGCTCGCCTTCCTGATCGCCTTCCCGCTCGACCTCGCGGGCGCCCCCGCCTGGGCGTGGGGCCCGCTGTACGCCGTGTGTTACGCGGCGGGCGGCTGGGAGCCGGGCTGGGCGGGCCTGACGGCGCTGCGCGAACGCACCCTCGACGTCGACCTGTTGATGGTCGTCGCGGCGATCGGCGCCGCCGCCATCGGCCAGTACCTCGACGGCGGACTGCTCATCGTGATCTTCGCGGTCTCCGGTGCGCTGGAGGCGCTGGCCACCCGGCGCACCGAGGACTCCGTACGCGGTCTGCTCGACCTCGCGCCGTCCACCGCCGTACGGCTGACCGCGGACGGCGAGGAGACCGTCGCCGCCACGGCGCTCGCGGTCGGCGACACCGTCCTGGTACGCCCCGGCGAGCGGCTGCCGGCCGACGGCACCGTGCTGGACGGCGCGAGCGAGGTGGACCAGGCGTCCATCACCGGCGAACCGCTGCCCGCCGAGAAGCGCGTGGGCGACACGGTGTTCGCCGGCACCCTCAACGGCACCGGCGCCCTTCGCCTCCGCGTCGACAAGGACGCCTCCGAATCGGTCATCGCGCGCATCGTGACGATGGTCGAGGAGGCGAGCGGCACCAAGGCGCCGACCCAGCTGTTCATCGAGAAGATCGAGCAGCGGTACTCCGTCGGCGTGGTCGTGGCCACGCTCGCGCTCTTCGCGGTACCGCTGGCCTTCGGCGCCGACCTCACGTCCACGCTGCTGCGCGCCATGACCTTCATGATCGTGGCCTCGCCGTGCGCGGTCGTGCTGGCCACCATGCCGCCCCTGCTCTCCGCCATCGCCAACGCCGGCCGGCACGGCGTGCTGGTGAAGTCGGCGGTGGCGATGGAGCGGCTGGGCTCGGTCACCCGCGTCGCGATGGACAAGACCGGCACCCTCACCGAGGGCACCCCGCGGGTCGCCGCCGTCCGGGCGCTGCCCGGCTTCGCCGAGGACGAGGCGCTGGCGGCGGCCGCCGCCGCCGAACTCCCCAGCGAGCACCCGCTCGCCCGCGCCGTGGTCACCGCGGCCCGCGACCGCGGCCTGGACCTGGCGGACGCCGAGGACTTCTCCTCCGTACCGGGCCAGGGCGTCCGCGCGGAGGTCGGCGGGCGCACGGTCCGGGTCGGCAGCCCGGCGGGCCTGCTGGACTCGGGGGACCGCGTGGCCGATGCCCGTAAGGCCGTCGCCGCATACGAGGACGAGGGCCGCACCGCCGTCGTCGTACTGATCGACGGAACGCCCGCCGCCGTCCTCGCGCTCGCCGACCGGCTGCGTCCCGGCGCGCCCGGGGCCGTCGCCCGGCTGCGCGCCCTGACCGGCGCCGAACCCGCCCTGCTGACCGGTGACAACGCCCGCACCGCCGCCCGTACCGCCGACGAGTCGGGGATGTCCGACGTACGGGCCGGACTGCTGCCCGAGGACAAGGTGGCGGCCGTACGCGCCTGGCAGGAACAGGGCGAACGGGTGCTGGTCGTGGGCGACGGCGTCAACGACGCGCCCGCGCTGGCCGCCGCCGACAGCGGCGTGGCGATGGGCCGGGCCGGTTCGGACCTGGCGCTGGAGACCGCCGACGCGGTGGTCGTCCGCGACGAGGTCGGCGCCGTGCCCACCGTGGTCGCGCTCTCCCGGCGCGCCCGCAAGCTGGTGACCCAGAATCTCGTCATCGCGTCGGTGTGCATCGGGGGCCTGGTGATCTGGGACCTGGCAGGCCATCTGCCGCTGCCGCTGGGCGTGCTGGGCCACGAGGGCTCGACCGTCCTGGTGGGGCTGAACGGGCTGCGGCTGCTGCGCGCGGCCGCCTGGCGCCGCGCGGCGGACTGA
- a CDS encoding ABC transporter ATP-binding protein translates to MDMEVAAWHSMHSTVTAQQDKRPFSRATVRRIAAFARPHCRNLVAFLLLSTVTSMLAVATPLLAGRVVDAIVHRSSTELVLGLSGLIAAIAVAEAGLGLLTRRLSATIGEGLILDLRTTVYDHVQRMPVAFFTRTRTGALVSRLNNDVIGAQRAFSDTLSQVVGNIVTLVLTLVVMLGLSWQITLIALVLLPVFVLPARRVGRRLAQLRREAATHNATMGTQMTERFSAPGATLVKLFGRPERESAEFAARARRVRDIGVRTAMVQTYFVTALTLVSALALAVVYGLGGFFALRGSLDPGAIVSLALLLTRLYAPLTALSGAHVEVMSALVSFERVFEVLDLKPLISEKPDARQVPDGPLAVEFDGVRFGYPAADKVSLASLEEVATLDTRGGDEVLHDVSFRAEPGQMVALVGSSGAGKSTIAQLLPRLYDVDEGAVRVGGVDVRDLSAASLRDTLGMVTQDGHLFHDSLRENLLLARPEATEEELWDVLRRARLDGLIASLPDGLDTVVGERGYRLSGGERQRLTIARLLLARPRVVILDEATAHLDNTSEAAVQEALTEALAGRTSLVIAHRLSTVRSADLILVVEDGRIVERGTHEALLAAGGRYEELYRTQFAGSPATPKAAAVN, encoded by the coding sequence ATGGACATGGAAGTCGCCGCCTGGCATTCGATGCACAGCACCGTCACCGCGCAGCAGGACAAGCGCCCCTTCTCGCGCGCGACGGTGCGCCGCATCGCGGCCTTCGCCCGCCCGCACTGCCGCAACCTCGTGGCGTTCCTGCTGCTCAGCACCGTCACCTCGATGCTCGCGGTGGCCACTCCGCTGCTCGCGGGCCGGGTCGTCGACGCGATCGTGCACCGCTCCTCGACGGAGCTCGTGCTCGGCCTGTCCGGGCTGATCGCCGCGATCGCGGTCGCCGAGGCGGGCCTCGGCCTGCTCACCCGCCGGCTCTCCGCCACCATCGGCGAAGGCCTGATCCTCGACCTGCGCACGACCGTGTACGACCACGTCCAGCGCATGCCGGTCGCCTTCTTCACCCGTACCCGCACCGGCGCCCTGGTCAGCCGGCTCAACAACGACGTCATCGGCGCGCAGCGGGCGTTCAGCGACACCCTCTCCCAAGTCGTCGGCAACATCGTCACGCTCGTCCTCACACTGGTCGTGATGCTGGGCCTGTCCTGGCAGATCACCCTGATCGCCCTCGTACTGCTCCCCGTGTTCGTCCTGCCGGCACGGCGCGTCGGCCGGCGCCTGGCACAGCTGCGCCGGGAAGCCGCCACGCACAACGCCACGATGGGCACCCAGATGACCGAGCGCTTCTCGGCACCCGGCGCCACGCTGGTCAAGCTCTTCGGGCGGCCCGAGCGGGAGTCCGCCGAGTTCGCCGCGCGGGCCCGCCGGGTACGCGACATCGGCGTCCGTACCGCCATGGTGCAGACGTACTTCGTCACCGCGCTCACCCTCGTCTCCGCCCTCGCCCTGGCCGTCGTCTACGGACTCGGCGGATTCTTCGCGCTGCGCGGCAGCCTGGACCCCGGCGCGATCGTCTCCCTCGCCCTGCTGCTGACCCGGCTCTACGCCCCGCTCACCGCGCTCTCCGGCGCCCACGTCGAGGTGATGAGCGCCCTGGTGAGCTTCGAGCGGGTCTTCGAGGTACTGGACCTCAAGCCGCTGATCAGCGAGAAGCCGGACGCCCGCCAGGTGCCCGACGGTCCGCTGGCCGTGGAGTTCGACGGCGTACGCTTCGGCTACCCGGCCGCCGACAAGGTCTCCCTCGCCTCCCTCGAAGAGGTCGCGACGCTGGACACGAGGGGCGGCGACGAGGTCCTGCACGACGTCTCCTTCCGCGCCGAGCCGGGCCAGATGGTCGCCCTGGTCGGCTCCTCCGGAGCGGGCAAGTCCACCATCGCGCAGCTGCTGCCGCGGCTGTACGACGTGGACGAGGGCGCCGTACGCGTCGGGGGCGTGGACGTACGCGACCTGTCCGCCGCCTCGCTGCGCGACACCCTCGGCATGGTCACCCAGGACGGCCACCTCTTCCACGACTCGCTCCGCGAGAACCTGCTGCTGGCCCGGCCCGAGGCGACCGAGGAAGAGCTGTGGGACGTACTGCGCCGGGCCCGCCTGGACGGCCTGATCGCTTCCCTCCCCGACGGCCTGGACACGGTCGTCGGCGAGCGCGGGTACCGGCTCTCCGGCGGGGAGCGGCAGCGGCTGACCATCGCCCGGCTGCTGCTGGCCCGCCCTCGGGTGGTCATCCTCGACGAGGCCACCGCGCACCTGGACAACACCTCCGAAGCGGCGGTGCAGGAAGCCCTGACCGAGGCGCTGGCGGGCCGCACCTCCCTGGTGATCGCCCACCGGCTGTCCACCGTACGGTCCGCCGATCTGATCCTCGTCGTCGAGGACGGCCGGATCGTGGAGCGCGGCACCCACGAGGCGCTGCTCGCGGCGGGCGGACGCTACGAGGAGCTGTACCGCACCCAGTTCGCCGGGTCGCCGGCCACGCCGAAGGCGGCGGCGGTCAACTGA
- a CDS encoding nuclear transport factor 2 family protein, with product MTQRAEHSTVMDRLAIDDLVTGYAIAVDDGDWAAYRELFTKDGRADYRSAGGIEGGSEEIAAWLAEMMRHFPVRQHLIVNRRITLDTRDGAPGDTATVRADYLNPMRLADPAAPPASDPSGTDPRGHGALAPNYTCAGRYAFTAHRTPDGWRLAEVVVHEKWRQVGPAKKP from the coding sequence GTGACTCAGCGCGCTGAACACTCGACCGTCATGGACCGCCTCGCGATCGACGACCTGGTCACCGGTTACGCCATCGCCGTCGACGACGGCGACTGGGCCGCCTACCGGGAGCTCTTCACCAAGGACGGCCGGGCGGACTACCGCTCGGCCGGCGGCATCGAGGGCGGCTCCGAGGAGATCGCCGCCTGGCTCGCGGAGATGATGCGCCACTTCCCCGTCCGCCAGCACCTGATAGTCAACCGCAGGATCACCCTGGACACCCGGGACGGCGCCCCCGGCGACACCGCCACCGTACGGGCCGACTACCTCAACCCGATGCGGCTCGCCGACCCGGCGGCACCGCCCGCCTCCGATCCCTCCGGCACCGACCCGCGCGGCCACGGCGCCCTCGCCCCGAACTACACCTGCGCGGGCCGCTACGCCTTCACCGCCCACCGCACCCCGGACGGCTGGCGCCTGGCGGAGGTGGTCGTCCACGAGAAATGGCGCCAGGTCGGGCCGGCGAAGAAGCCGTGA
- the lnt gene encoding apolipoprotein N-acyltransferase has product MGRPAGREDRSPGSPWWRAVAAPAAGALPALCFPAPALWWSAYVALVPWLALLATAATRRRAALEGWLGGTGFMLAVHHWLLPSLHVFLLVLAALLGALWAPWGMLVRDLLRRRPGTGAGGRRCLAALVLVPSGWLLIELVRSWEYLGGPWGVFGASQWQVAPALRLASLGGVWLLTLLLVAVNTGLAVLLLVPTARRAALGGLLAVALLTGAAWAWTPGPEPAGTARIAVVQAGVVVGPDARFARGERLTRTLAGRGVDLVVWGESSVGADLTRRPDLRARLAALSREVDADLLVNVDARRADRPGIYKSSVLIGPDGPTGDRYDKMRLVPFGEYVPARSILGWATSVGKAATEDRHRGTRQVVMATDAAPAAGLRFGPLVCFETAFPDMSRRLVRQGAGLLVAQSATSSFQESWAPEQHASLAALRAAETWRPMVHATLTGVSAVHGPHGEQLGDRLTTDRTTATVYDVPLAHGTSPYVRLGDWPLYAALLAVAAYCLRAGVRALRRPG; this is encoded by the coding sequence ATGGGCCGCCCGGCCGGCCGAGAGGACAGGAGCCCCGGCTCCCCCTGGTGGCGCGCGGTCGCCGCGCCGGCGGCCGGCGCCCTGCCGGCCCTGTGCTTCCCCGCGCCCGCCCTGTGGTGGTCGGCCTATGTCGCCCTGGTCCCCTGGCTGGCCCTGCTCGCCACGGCTGCCACCCGGCGCCGCGCCGCGCTGGAGGGCTGGCTGGGCGGCACCGGCTTCATGCTGGCGGTGCACCACTGGCTGCTGCCCAGCCTGCACGTCTTCCTCCTCGTACTGGCCGCACTGCTCGGGGCGCTGTGGGCGCCGTGGGGCATGCTCGTCCGCGATCTGCTGCGGCGGCGGCCAGGCACCGGGGCGGGCGGCAGGCGGTGCCTGGCCGCGCTGGTCCTCGTACCGTCCGGCTGGCTGCTGATCGAACTGGTCCGGTCCTGGGAGTACCTGGGCGGGCCGTGGGGGGTGTTCGGCGCGAGCCAGTGGCAGGTGGCGCCCGCCCTGCGGCTGGCCTCCCTCGGCGGTGTCTGGCTGCTGACGCTGCTGCTCGTCGCGGTGAACACCGGGCTGGCCGTGCTGCTGCTGGTCCCCACGGCGCGGCGGGCCGCACTCGGCGGGCTGCTGGCCGTCGCCCTGCTGACGGGCGCGGCCTGGGCGTGGACACCGGGCCCCGAACCCGCCGGTACGGCCCGGATCGCGGTGGTGCAGGCGGGCGTGGTGGTCGGCCCCGACGCCCGGTTCGCGCGGGGCGAGCGGCTGACCCGTACTCTCGCGGGCCGCGGCGTGGACCTGGTGGTCTGGGGCGAGAGCAGCGTCGGCGCCGACCTGACCCGCCGCCCGGACCTGCGGGCCCGGCTGGCCGCGCTCTCCCGCGAGGTGGACGCCGACCTGCTGGTCAACGTGGACGCCCGGCGCGCCGACCGCCCCGGTATCTACAAGTCGTCCGTACTGATCGGCCCGGACGGCCCGACCGGCGACCGCTACGACAAGATGCGCCTGGTGCCGTTCGGCGAGTACGTACCGGCCCGCTCGATACTCGGCTGGGCCACCAGCGTCGGCAAGGCCGCCACCGAGGACCGCCACCGCGGCACCCGCCAGGTCGTCATGGCAACGGACGCCGCACCGGCCGCCGGGCTGCGCTTCGGTCCCCTCGTCTGCTTCGAGACGGCGTTCCCCGACATGAGCCGCCGTCTGGTCCGCCAGGGCGCGGGACTCCTGGTCGCCCAGTCCGCGACCTCCTCCTTCCAGGAGAGCTGGGCCCCCGAACAGCACGCCTCGCTCGCCGCACTGCGCGCCGCCGAGACCTGGCGCCCGATGGTGCACGCCACGCTGACCGGCGTCAGCGCGGTCCACGGCCCGCACGGCGAACAGCTCGGCGACCGGCTGACCACCGACCGCACCACCGCCACCGTCTACGACGTCCCACTGGCCCACGGCACCAGCCCGTACGTCCGCCTCGGCGACTGGCCCCTGTACGCGGCGCTCCTCGCGGTCGCGGCGTACTGCCTGCGGGCGGGGGTACGGGCGCTGCGGCGGCCGGGCTGA
- a CDS encoding Gfo/Idh/MocA family protein — protein MKVGCIGLGDIARKAYLPVLGVQPGVELHVQTRTPATLERVADSLHLPAAQRHGDLESLLGAGLDAAFVHAPTGAHPEIVSRLIEAGVPTYVDKPISYHYEESERIVRRAADRGVSLAVGFNRRYAPAYAQCLEHPRELVLMQKNRVGLPEDPRTLVLDDFIHVVDTLRFLAPGTVDQVHVRARVRDGLMEHVVLHLAGDGFSAIGTMNRLSGSAEEILDVSGQDTKRQVVNLSEVIDHKGQPSVRRRGDWVPVARQRGIEQVSLAFLEAVRAGTLLTAEDALRTHELCERVITEALDQAA, from the coding sequence GTGAAGGTAGGCTGCATCGGCCTCGGTGACATCGCGCGGAAGGCGTACCTTCCGGTGCTCGGGGTGCAGCCCGGGGTCGAGCTGCATGTGCAGACCCGGACCCCCGCCACCCTCGAACGGGTCGCCGACAGCCTTCACCTGCCTGCCGCGCAGCGCCACGGCGACCTGGAGTCGCTGCTGGGGGCCGGGCTGGACGCGGCGTTCGTGCATGCGCCGACCGGAGCGCACCCGGAGATCGTCAGCCGGCTCATAGAGGCGGGCGTGCCGACCTATGTCGACAAGCCGATTTCTTACCATTACGAGGAGAGCGAGCGGATCGTGCGGCGGGCCGCCGACCGTGGCGTCAGCCTCGCGGTCGGGTTCAACCGCCGCTACGCCCCCGCCTACGCGCAGTGCCTGGAGCACCCGCGCGAGCTGGTCCTGATGCAGAAGAACCGCGTCGGGCTCCCCGAGGACCCGCGCACCCTCGTGCTGGACGACTTCATCCACGTCGTCGACACGCTGCGGTTCCTGGCGCCGGGGACCGTCGACCAGGTGCACGTGCGGGCGCGTGTCCGGGACGGGCTGATGGAGCACGTGGTGCTGCATCTGGCCGGGGACGGGTTCTCCGCCATCGGCACGATGAACCGGCTCAGCGGTTCGGCCGAGGAAATCCTCGACGTTTCCGGGCAGGACACCAAGCGGCAGGTCGTCAACCTCTCCGAGGTGATCGACCACAAGGGGCAGCCGAGCGTACGGCGGCGTGGCGACTGGGTGCCGGTCGCCCGGCAGCGCGGGATCGAGCAGGTGTCGCTCGCCTTCCTGGAGGCGGTACGCGCCGGGACGCTGCTGACCGCCGAGGACGCGCTGCGTACGCACGAGCTGTGCGAACGGGTGATCACCGAGGCGCTGGACCAGGCCGCCTGA
- a CDS encoding DinB family protein, whose amino-acid sequence MTTPDPARTVPIGTGDELTQMVRWLDYHRATLATKCAGLTEEQLRTASVPPSELTLLGLLRHMAEVERHWFRRIMTGEDLPWIYCDEEDWDRDWHFGEHDTAAEALATWRTEVELAAKAAEGRTLDEPAPDRLPGKELTLRWIYLHMIEEYARHNGHADFLRERLDGDTGV is encoded by the coding sequence ATGACCACACCCGATCCAGCACGCACCGTCCCCATCGGCACCGGCGACGAACTCACGCAGATGGTGCGCTGGCTGGACTACCACCGCGCGACCCTGGCCACGAAGTGCGCGGGGCTCACCGAAGAACAACTGCGGACCGCCTCCGTACCGCCCTCGGAGCTGACCCTGCTCGGCCTGCTGCGCCACATGGCGGAGGTGGAGCGCCACTGGTTCCGGCGGATCATGACCGGCGAGGACCTCCCGTGGATCTACTGCGACGAGGAGGACTGGGACCGCGACTGGCACTTCGGCGAACACGACACCGCCGCCGAGGCACTGGCCACCTGGCGGACGGAGGTGGAGCTCGCCGCCAAGGCCGCCGAGGGCCGCACGCTGGACGAGCCGGCCCCCGACCGCCTCCCGGGCAAGGAGCTGACCCTGCGCTGGATCTACCTCCACATGATCGAGGAATACGCCCGCCACAACGGCCACGCCGACTTCCTCCGCGAACGCCTGGACGGCGACACGGGCGTCTGA
- a CDS encoding uracil-DNA glycosylase has translation MPDMLPESWRGVLGEELTKPYFQELTAFVEEERARGPVYPPREEVFAALDATPYDQVKVLILGQDPYHGEGQGHGLCFSVRPGVRTPPSLRNIYKEMHDELGTPIPDNGYLMPWARQGVLLLNAVLTVRAGEANSHKGKGWEKFTDAVIRAVAARPDPAVFVLWGNYAKKKLPLIDGQRHVVVQGAHPSPLSAKKFFGSRPFTQINDAVAAQGHTPIDWRIPNLG, from the coding sequence ATGCCCGACATGCTGCCCGAGTCCTGGCGCGGCGTACTCGGCGAAGAGCTGACCAAGCCCTATTTCCAGGAGCTGACGGCCTTCGTGGAGGAGGAGCGCGCTCGGGGGCCGGTCTACCCGCCGCGCGAGGAGGTCTTCGCCGCGCTGGACGCCACGCCGTACGACCAGGTGAAGGTGCTGATCCTCGGCCAGGACCCGTATCACGGCGAGGGGCAGGGACACGGGCTGTGCTTCTCCGTGCGTCCCGGGGTCAGGACTCCGCCGTCGCTGCGCAACATCTACAAGGAGATGCACGACGAACTCGGTACGCCGATCCCCGACAACGGGTACCTGATGCCCTGGGCCCGGCAGGGGGTGCTGCTGCTGAACGCCGTGCTGACCGTGCGGGCGGGCGAGGCCAACTCCCACAAGGGCAAGGGCTGGGAGAAGTTCACCGACGCGGTGATCAGGGCGGTCGCTGCCCGGCCCGACCCTGCGGTGTTCGTACTGTGGGGCAACTACGCGAAGAAGAAGCTGCCGCTGATCGACGGGCAGCGGCATGTGGTCGTGCAGGGGGCGCACCCCTCGCCGCTCTCCGCGAAGAAGTTCTTCGGCTCGCGCCCCTTCACGCAGATAAACGACGCGGTCGCCGCCCAGGGACACACCCCCATCGACTGGCGCATTCCGAACCTCGGCTGA
- a CDS encoding SDR family oxidoreductase → MTEQDNAKVALITGASRGIGYGVAEAVLARGHRAVITGRNEEALKEAVEKLGADRVIGVAGKAHDEAHQAAAVERAMEAFGRVDYLVNNAGTNPVFGPMAELDLAVARKVYETNVVSALGFAQQTWKAWQKDNGGAIVNIASIAGVSASPFIGAYGMSKAAMINLTQQLAHEFAPVVRVNSISPAVVKTKFAAALYEDREAEAAAQYPMARLGVPQDIGGAAAFLLSDDAGWITGQNLVIDGGRFLNAGV, encoded by the coding sequence ATGACTGAGCAGGACAACGCCAAGGTCGCCCTCATCACGGGTGCCAGCCGCGGCATCGGGTACGGCGTCGCCGAGGCCGTGCTCGCGCGCGGCCACCGCGCCGTGATCACCGGCCGCAACGAGGAAGCGCTGAAGGAGGCCGTCGAGAAGCTCGGCGCCGACCGGGTGATCGGCGTGGCCGGGAAGGCGCACGACGAGGCTCACCAGGCGGCCGCCGTCGAGCGGGCCATGGAGGCCTTCGGGCGGGTCGACTACCTCGTGAACAACGCCGGCACCAACCCGGTCTTCGGGCCGATGGCCGAGCTGGACCTCGCGGTCGCCCGCAAGGTGTACGAGACGAACGTCGTCTCCGCGCTCGGCTTCGCCCAGCAGACGTGGAAGGCGTGGCAGAAGGACAACGGCGGGGCGATCGTCAACATCGCCTCCATCGCAGGGGTCTCCGCGTCGCCGTTCATCGGTGCGTACGGCATGAGCAAGGCCGCGATGATCAACCTCACGCAGCAGCTCGCGCACGAGTTCGCGCCCGTGGTGCGGGTCAACTCCATCTCGCCCGCCGTGGTCAAGACGAAGTTCGCGGCCGCGCTGTACGAGGACCGTGAGGCGGAGGCGGCGGCGCAGTACCCGATGGCGCGGCTGGGCGTGCCGCAGGACATCGGGGGCGCCGCGGCGTTCCTGCTGTCGGACGACGCGGGCTGGATCACGGGCCAGAACCTCGTCATCGACGGCGGGCGCTTCTTGAACGCGGGGGTGTGA